The genomic segment CACACACTAAACCACTGGTATGCATAACAACAGCTGTGTTGATTTCACTTATTGATCAACAAATTATGAGTTCTTACAAGTGCTAATGTTGTTGACACAAGATACCAGTGTGAAATGAAGCCATTGAAACTTTTATGTGGTGAAATCACGCATCTCACTATCCTACTTATAAATGGTTATTACCTTACAGGTTATAATCTGGGTTTATCACATGTAGATATCAGGAAAATGCATGATTAATCAATAACAATTTAAGTATAAAGTTTCCCAACATCAATAAATTTCATGGGGCTGAATTTTAACTTTTGCAGCTTAGTAGAATAAGGACAATACTGTACTGGTCAAATTCTGCACCTTGTatagtagccacacttgagtgctgcccacaatcgattttaaaattatgaatttaagcATTGGTTTTGAATAGTCATCACATCAATTTTTAAGGTAATAAACACCGTGACgtaaaaatattttgatatGTTAAACAGTTCTCGACAAGTGAACTTGTACATATACTACATAATGATAGTGAGAGAAATGTTTGTTTGTGACACATGATATCTCATTAAATTACATAACTACCACTCTTACCATATTGCATGTTTGGTCCACTGATGCTGAAACTGGCTAAGGATGTGTTGTGTCTCACGATGATCAATGTTCCACTGTATGTTATCAAATCCAGTGTTGTATAAAATGAGTGGATATTCTGTATGGAGAATAATTGGTCACTGTAACCAAAAGCTGTACTGTGTACACACAAAGAATTTGGAGTACAACGTTTTGCAAACACAGGGAGCTGTATGGCTTGCTGCAAATACGTAAATAGTTTTTTGCAGCTCCCAATAACTTGTTTCTATACCTGGACAATGGAATCAGTCTCATTCAACAGACAACccagggtgtatccattcactggactggactactggactggaatactggattggaatactggactggaatactggactagtatatttttggtttttacacattctgtggttaaaatttattgagtctcacaagtcaagggtcctgagggaacctacagcccactactaaatgctgaatatgagtAGTAGAGTATGTGATAACTGTCTTTTAATATTTTcgctgtgatttattatgtcctacaacacttattccctaccctggtgtacagtaatgctgtagggaatgtatatcaACAATAATTAACCAGCGATCGACTTGCCAgttgacaatatccttcaagatatccttagtgtgagctCAGGAATTGAGCTAGTATGGACAGACTTATTTTCGGTGCCACAGGACGCAATGGGATTATAATTAAGCACACACTGAAAAATTTCTAATCGGTAAGCCTTTCTCCAGAAGTAAAGGTCTTGCCACGCAAGactatactatatatagcttGCTCCTTGAGCTCACATTAATAATATCTTGTCAACTGGCGAGTTGATCGCTAGTTAActattgctgatatacattccctacagcattactaCTATATACACCAGGGtagggaataagtgttgtaggacaCAGCAAAATTATTAAGACAGTTATCACATACTCCACTGCTCATATTCATCATGtagtagtgggctgtaggttccctcaggacCCTTGGCTTGCAAGATtcaataaattttaaccacagaatgtgcaaaacctaaaaatatgccagtccagtagtccagtccagtgaatggatacacccaacAACCCCAACCCAACTACTGGTCACATCCCAGTTACTCAAATTCTAATTACATCCTGATTGCAAGTCGCTCCTCACCAGAAGCCATCCCATACTGTGGCTTGCGGGGACACTTGTTGATGTCGAGCATGTGATCTATCACCTGTACAAGAGCTGGGTGGAGTTCAGTGGGTGGGGCTCAAACAATATACTAACCTCAGGTGACTCCAGCCGGTTGCCAACTAAAAACAATATGGCCATCATACACCTCACTTGGTTCCTGAGGAATGCCTGCCCAGTAATGGTGGCTACGTATATTTCAGATGATGAGCTGTAAATTATACTGATTAGTACATGTGTTGtttatactgtaatagtaagaattcacacctcttaatattatgaactcatgGTAATAGGGTTATGTGTAGGAGGATACATTTCAGAGGGTTCTGTTGTAGAATCTTCATTTTGCGAAAATTTGTTTATGATGTGTACAAACACACAAGTATGCACCCacctacatacacatgcacgcatgcacgcgcgcacgcacacacacacacactcataagTAAAATACATGGAGATGAGATTTGTTCCCACAAATGTATACCTTTAAAACACATCAGGTACTATAACCTCAAACACTTTTACTACAAGGTAAGCTCCTCTTGCATGGCTGGTGTTGGTAGCACCATGCAACCAATTTCATTGCTAGCAATTAGTCAAACTTTTGGTCAGTTACAGTAATCTTATTAAATGTGATATTCTCATAAGAGCAAGGAGTATATATATTAGGAGGTAAGATGTCTAATATTGTGAACTGTTGGTAACCTCTAGATGTTAAAGATGAGTTATGGTCGAGATAAAGGAAGCTACTAAACCATCTCCGATGTCGCTTCAACTATGTATCCCATAGTTCACATGATGtgataacaacaataacatGTGCTTAATAGTTTGCTGTGTTATCCCATAATAGTTGCTTTACAAAGCTGACATTGAAACAGCACAGAGAGTTAAAGGGATGCTATTTCCAGGAGCACTGTTGAACTCTGCTATAACTATCAACACTTTAATGGGGCCACCCCTTAAGGGACCAAAAAAATATGGTGTCAGGCCATGAAATATACCTTAGTGTAGTTCAGTACCTATTTGAAATGGCCACTATAAAGAAGTTGTCATGTAGTTGTGAAGTTGTCATGGAAACACCCATCAAAAAACACATTCTTTTGTAACATGAACAAGTACGTACATGTTTGGTAATGTTGTGAGCAAGATAAACATGTGAAGAGTAAGTACCAAATATGGTCAACAGGTAAACTTGAGGTGTTAATATACACACAGTATGAATGGGGACAGTCACAGTTTGACAAGTTCCTGTACTAATGATAATATTCTGATCTAAGAGTAACAAGTGATATTCACGCACAATTGACTATGTACAggaaataaaatgaatttactTCTCATGCAGGAATCTATTTACATGGCTATGAATgtcattaaaaaaaaacagacaCAGTGCAAAACACAAATGTACCAATGCTTGTCAATGAAACTACATTTTAGACCAGTACAAGTATCAGGGCACTGTATGATGACACACAAACCCACAAAGTTGACCATACTTAGAACAACACATCCTATACTAACACATGTAAATACCTGGTACTGTCGTCCACTTTATCAATTTCCACTGACAATATTGTCCTTACAGTGTTCTTTAGTCCGTTCTTAACATCTACCTAGTGAACACATCCCATAGCCGagtcatacatacatgtatatccCATAGTGTATAGCACACCTTGCAAAAATTGCGAAAGTCGTGTTGGCTGACCAGTTTCCTTCCTGCATTCCTCAGCAGCTGTCAAAGCACAACAACAGAAGAGGATGAAATTACCACACCATTCAATAATATTCATCCACACCTCCAAGTCCATATTAGCCAATGGGAAGAAGTACTTGTACGTTCTGTACAAACAGCTGAACCTGCAGTTACACAATGACACACCTGTTAGCTACCACTACTTCCTTATCTGCTTATTTTAGTACAAGATAGTTAACTACATTAGGGTACTGGGAATTATGACCTTTGAGGTCACATTGACAGGTGGTTCCTTACAGAAGCATGCATTCCTATAGACTTTGACAAGTTAAATCTGCTGGCTCAGCAGTCCAATCAAGACATTTGGTGTGTCATGCTCACCAACAAGATACGGTAATACAATTTTTAATGCTAGCCTGCatcatatagtacagtagtaccatacattagggatcacagagatttgggcttttctggctaAAAATATCCTGCTTCACTATACCATCctagtgccttggcagtattggttaggtataatcaagcccaaaagtgccttcagtatgaccctaatagattgttatgaaattaaatatatatatatattcaatggaattttctactgactgactgcctgcttGATGCCTTCAGCATAACTTGATAGCATCTAAGGTTAaggggcttgattttttcactatttgacatcgcttcatctggagacatgccttttggtataccacagtatgcacaatgcacacatcatggacatacatttgtcctcctttgtgtcccatttctttttgctgacagccaaaggtaTCAATTTGCAGTAGCGTGATGACTCATAAATGGgttgtctgtattttctgtggtgactggattgattacagaggtgcttctcctgctgttcttcatttgtaatgctgttgaaacgggctgaacatagctgaaactgaaatgtaatggccacttcactttcgagtcagtaattgatagctggggaggTGTTCAGACAAAATATTAACTCTGGCATCATCCTTttttttgatgtagtatgcgtgggttcaccagtcataataacacTACAATAAATTAAATAAGAAAAATAAAATTAAGTGCATTAGGGATCATTAAaagacaagggaggtcacctacacctgcagatatactactggacatttaattcctagtactgatatctgcaggtgtaggtgatctccttgtttccctaccttttaaaatgatccctaatcgaactacAATTAGGATTGTGTGGATGTCTGAAATCTGTGGACAAGATTTGGACACCACACTCAGAGCTGCATGCCTTCTTTTCTAGGGATGCCAATATAAAATGGGGTAACACATCGTAACATTGGACTTGTATACAATCATCAACTTGTTAATCTGCATACCTAACCTAACCCCACCACACAATATACTTATATGGCAAAGGGAAAAACTTGTGGACACTGTGGCTCTGTTTGTAACAACAGCAAAGGCTTCCCCcatacacatgatcttgaaatttggctcatttgtagtactgcttgatccgctaaaaatattttgaaatctttttgttcaaatgtttgacataatatttacggccaatcaaaattttcacaatacatttcctatggggaaaccatataagtacagtgtccattacagccctttcccgaacttgtaatggagccaaaccgtacatgtctgttgttgacacctttgctgttaccaataatcatctggttggctgaaatgttaactctattaagaaaaaatccacttttaatttttagctgtttttcaggattcagctcaacgtgaacatactatattcTTAATGCTTATCAAAGTATGAGCAAGACGAGTTACGACGTTTTAAAATTTTGGTCTACTGTTGATGTGGTGGCACACACCTGGCACTGAAGTCTTCACTGACTGGAGACCAGCCCAACACTCTGATGTCCTCGGGGAGCTGGTGGTTGAGGATGTGTACATAATTGAGCTCTTCAGGAGGAGGTGTCTCCGTTGACAGCTTGCTGTCACGAGGTTGATATCCTTCTGGAGTGAACACTCCCTCAGCATCAAGCAAATTGCTTCTCACTTGAAGTGACACCACCTTAGCAATGAAAGGTAATAAAACAGGGACAATTATCATAATTATATCAGATTTTTaggtacacaattttcacaGCTATACTATTGACAGGTTTTATGCTATTCTGTGTGTGCATAGCATAAAAACACAGTAGATTTATATGAAGGTGAAATTCTAGGGTATGATTATGCACAGTAGCATACAGTGGTTATCCTAACACCTAATTTGTATTGGTGATTAATGAGATCAATAAATAAGTCCATATGTTCACTATGTGTATGTTAATGATGTATACATGGTAAAGGTCTGGGGACATGCAGTATTGAATCATTGTAAAACATACAGTCTTTCCATGTATGCTgtaatatatgactgttctattagagtattttataagGCTCTACCAATAATTGGATCGGCATCGAATCAGAGCCAATATTGGGGGCATTTTGGTATCGGTTATTTAGGTATTCCGATaccgattaatagccactcgtgtcaattgtcatcatcataactatcatcataaatgctgTTAGCAAAATGTGGGAtataacaggctggaaatagtgttgagcatttattctagcataaaatgTGTAGGAATTGCATTGctaaacattgagcaactgctacttaccaTGCTTGAATGAAAAAAtatcaaaatactgtaatagaactgctactgcacaataaaatattctaatagagcagtcacatcttgagaggtgtgtaaattgtatggcaattatTGGTATTGGTATCTGTATCAGTAAAAATGTACCGCTAGGTATCGGTATTGGATCGGTAGATATTTTTCTGTATTAGTGGAACCCTAGTATTCCACTGTTTCAAGAACTGTTAAACTTGAGGGCAGCTTCCCTGTACTCCCTCCCCCCATCACCATTTAATTTCCCGAGGAAATGTGGTGTTCTACTatcatttttaatccaaaaGTGGTGTTACTCAAGACAGACATAGTTTTTCTAGCTTACTTACATTGTGTAGTAATTCACGTTCTCTCTTAATGCCTAATCATACGTGATGGTTTCAAACTTCAAAAAAACAATGGTATGTAGTACATTTACTGTGGTATATAGTTTATGTGCTAATTGGGTGGGACCTTAACTGTTAAAGTGCCCAGATCATGCAGACATCCTCAGGTTTCACAGAATTTGCAATTGTATTCTTTCCATATATTGTCTTGTACATGTATGAAATGTGAATTACTGGCTG from the Dysidea avara chromosome 13, odDysAvar1.4, whole genome shotgun sequence genome contains:
- the LOC136242214 gene encoding tRNA pseudouridine(38/39) synthase-like — encoded protein: MYSNIFEYNLFMLVTWFLRTSLRRLMSTQQDFDGATRELTIKNKMEVSKEPALVSKSKRKVFNFLNYKQRRIALKVAYLGWRYNGFEAQKSTDSTVQGKLVETMVKTKLIEDVKSCNFVCCGRTDAGVSALGQVVSLQVRSNLLDAEGVFTPEGYQPRDSKLSTETPPPEELNYVHILNHQLPEDIRVLGWSPVSEDFSARFSCLYRTYKYFFPLANMDLELLRNAGRKLVSQHDFRNFCKVDVKNGLKNTVRTILSVEIDKVDDSTSSSSEIYVATITGQAFLRNQVRCMMAILFLVGNRLESPEVIDHMLDINKCPRKPQYGMASEYPLILYNTGFDNIQWNIDHRETQHILSQFQHQWTKHAICADMIKCMMDSIQHTSSVSSTGSDGDISPLMSFVMGNDTNYKQKFYKPLLKRPSADPLEDRVRHQAAKRLKLDQQPSSSDSNIIND